In Bactrocera oleae isolate idBacOlea1 chromosome 3, idBacOlea1, whole genome shotgun sequence, a genomic segment contains:
- the Tsp33B gene encoding uncharacterized protein Tsp33B, which produces MQEPFGRARVYLTMLLLLEIFLGLAIIIVTAIYQRILGAYMADVERKMLGGQFFNTYILGFQLMVVYACSIAMWSSLWSRRCSPNVNLLLNLWMFFCFVVVFCGFGTIWSLITCADALENTAEMSLLKGIDLYYTCPEWKLLWDGLQYHKECCGVHSYKDWMKASWMPAEATQCQSTSSETALAPYACCKHTCATCFENYIPRTDNSRIPYLTLSQINTEGCLPLFTNKMWEILYVLIALVLIAFKLDLIICCLAKYIIRKQAEFDCCTCDNDACDDDDGRPMVVVKCPTTRCVKFDGDEGGNPQVACKMGRSNCGMSEPCTCCSGDNMLRGYTVKQEMLHMSTPSPTQRATRFCNCSAGGGGGGAGGANESRILH; this is translated from the exons ATGCAGGAGCCGTTCGGTCGCGCGCGCGTCTATCTCaccatgctgttgttgttggaaatTTTTCTCGGATTGGCCATTATAATCGTAACCGCCATATATCAACGCATACTGGGCGCTTACATGGCAGATGTCGAGAGAAAAATGCTGGGCGGACAATTTTTCAACACCTACATACTCGGGTTCCAATTAATGGTGGTGTATGCCTGCAGCATTGCCATGTGGTCCTCGCTGTGGTCGCGGCGCTGTTCACCCAACGTCAATTTACTGCTTAATCTTTGGATGTTCTTTTGTTTTGTGGTCGTATTCTGTGGTTTCGGCACCATTTGGTCTCTGATCACGTGCGCTGATGCCTTGGAGAACACGGCGGAAATGTCGCTGCTTAAGGGTATAGATCTGTATTACACATGCCCCGAGTGGAAACTGCTGTGGGATGGTTTACAGTATCACAAGGAATGTTGTGGCGTGCACAGTTACAAGGATTGGATGAAGGCGTCCTGGATGCCGGCGGAAGCAACGCAGTGTCAATCGACGAGCAG TGAGACAGCTTTGGCACCGTACGCTTGTTGCAAGCACACATGTGCCACCTGCTTCGAGAATTACATACCGCGCACGGACAACAGTCGCATACCTTACTTGACGCTGTCGCAGATCAACACCGAAGGCTGTTTGCCACTGTTCACCAACAAAATGTGGGAGATACTCTATGTGCTGATTGCGCTGGTGCTGATCGCCTTCAAATTGGAC CTCATCATTTGCTGTCTGGCAAAGTATATCATACGCAAACAAGCGGAATTCGACTGTTGCACTTGCGACAATGATGCTTGCGATGACGACGATGGGCGTCCCATGGTGGTTGTG aaaTGTCCCACCACACGTTGCGTTAAGTTCGATGGCGATGAGGGCGGAAATCCGCAGGTGGCGTGTAAGATGGGCAGGTCGAATTGCGGCATGAGCGAGCCTTGCACGTGCTGCAGCGGCGACAATATGTTACGTGGTTATACCGTTAAGCAGGAAATGCTGCACATGTCAACACCGTCGCCAACGCAACGCGCCACACGCTTCTGCAATTGCAGCGCtggcggcggtggtggtggaGCTGGTGGCGCCAATGAATCTCGTATATTGCATTAA